The following proteins are co-located in the Vigna angularis cultivar LongXiaoDou No.4 chromosome 2, ASM1680809v1, whole genome shotgun sequence genome:
- the LOC108329278 gene encoding cell division protein FtsZ homolog 2-1, chloroplastic — MATYYAPSNARNSAGVLAVVGGRTISENHGGRSCSLKIQESKYMFGSSRKCGSIQVKCSTNSHSISRKDPFLDLHPEVSMLRGEGGSALNNPGPRISGGKVAESLEANMNPSNYNEAKIKVIGVGGGGSNAVNRMIESSMNGVEFWIVNTDIQAMRMSPVIPQNRLQIGEELTRGLGAGGNPEIGMNAAKESKESIQEAVYGSDMVFVTAGMGGGTGTGGAPVIAGITKAMGILTVGIVTTPFSFEGRRRAVQAQEGIAALRDNVDTLIVIPNDKLLTAVSQSTPVTEAFNLADDILRQGVRGISDIITIPGLVNVDFADVRAIMANAGSSLMGIGTATGKTRARDAALNAIQSPLLDIGIERATGIVWNITGGSDLTLFEVNAAAEVIYDLVDPTANLIFGAVIDPSLSGQVSITLIATGFKRQEDSEGRPTQGSQLIQGETIGINRRSSSFTDGGFVEIPEFLKKKGRSRYPRV; from the exons ATGGCTACCTATTATGCACCTTCGAATGCTAGAAATTCAGCGGGGGTGCTGGCTGTTGTTGGAGGAAGAACAATTTCTGAGAATCACGGTGGCAGATCGTGCTCTTTGAAAATTCAAGAGAGCAAGTACATGTTTGGCAGCAGCAGAAAGTGTGGTTCGATTCAAGTGAAGTGCTCCACGAATTCCCACAGTATCAGTCGCAAGGATCCTTTTCTGGATCTGCACCCTGAGGTTTCGATGCTTAGAGGAGAAGGAGGGAGTGCATTGAATAACCCTGGACCTAGAATATCAGGTGGAAAGGTGGCTGAAAGCTTAGAAGCCAACATGAATCCAAGTAACTACAATGAAGCTAAGATCAAAGTTATTGGTGTGGGTGGAGGTGGGTCAAATGCAGTCAATCGTATGATAGAGAGTTCCATGAATGGTGTGGAATTTTGGATTGTTAATACTGATATTCAAGCCATGAGAATGTCACCAGTCATTCCTCAGAACCGGTTGCAAATCGGTGAGGAGCTTACGCGAGGTCTTGGCGCTGGTGGTAACCCTGAGATTGGTATGAATGCTGCCAAGGAAAGCAAGGAATCAATACAGGAGGCAGTTTATGGATCTGACATGGTCTTTGTCACT GCCGGAATGGGTGGAGGAACTGGCACTGGTGGAGCTCCAGTTATTGCTGGTATCACAAAGGCAATGGGTATACTGACTGTTGGTATTGTCACAACTCCCTTTtcttttgaaggaagaagacgGGCAGTTCAAGCACAAGAAGGAATTGCAGCCTTAAGAGATAATGTTGATACACTGATAGTTATTCCAAATGATAAACTGCTGACTGCAGTTTCTCAATCTACACCTGTAACTGAAGCATTCAATTTGGCTGATGATATTCTTCGACAAGGTGTACGTGGTATATCTGATATTATTACG ATACCAGGATTGGTGAATGTCGACTTTGCTGATGTTCGAGCTATAATGGCCAATGCAGGTTCTTCACTTATGGGGATAGGAACTGCAACTG GGAAAACAAGAGCAAGAGATGCTGCGTTAAATGCCATCCAGTCACCTTTACTAGATATTGGCATAGAAAGGGCAACTGGAATCGTATGGAACATAACTGGTGGAAGTGATTTGACCTTGTTTGAG GTAAATGCTGCAGCTGAAGTTATATATGATCTTGTGGATCCCACTGCTAATTTGATATTTGGAGCAGTAATAGATCCATCACTCAGTGGTCAA GTAAGCATAACACTAATTGCAACTGGATTCAAGCGTCAAGAGGACAGTGAAGGGAGGCCTACACAG GGCAGTCAACTCATACAAGGAGAAACCATTGGTATCAATAGGCGGTCTTCCTCTTTCACTGATGGTGGTTTTGTTGAGATCCCTGAATTCTTAAAGAAGAAGGGGCGCTCACGTTATCCAAGAGTTTAA
- the LOC108329122 gene encoding glucosamine 6-phosphate N-acetyltransferase, with protein MENSEEQKYGVRKLEISDKSKGFIELLQQLSVCDSVSDTDFENRFRELSAVGDDHVIGVIEDEPSGKIIATGSVFIEKKFLRNCGKVGHIEDVVVDSSARGKHLGKRIISFLTEHARSMGCYKVILDCSVDNKAFYEKCGFHNKSIQMAMYFAH; from the coding sequence ATGGAAAACAGTGAGGAACAGAAGTACGGAGTTCGGAAATTAGAGATCTCAGACAAGAGCAAAGGCTTCATCGAGTTGCTGCAGCAACTCAGCGTTTGCGATTCCGTCTCTGACACAGACTTCGAGAATCGATTTCGAGAGCTCAGTGCCGTTGGAGATGATCACGTTATCGGCGTGATTGAAGACGAGCCTTCTGGAAAGATTATTGCGACGGGGAGCGTGTTTATTGAGAAGAAATTTTTGAGAAATTGCGGCAAAGTTGGGCACATTGAGGACGTTGTTGTGGATTCCAGTGCACGTGGGAAGCATTTGGGAAAGAGAATCATCAGCTTCCTGACGGAGCATGCGCGTTCCATGGGATGCTATAAGGTCATTCTTGATTGCAGCGTCGACAATAAGGCGTTCTACGAGAAATGTGGCTTCCACAACAAATCCATTCAGATGGCTATGTATTTTGCTCACTAG